One stretch of Corynebacterium imitans DNA includes these proteins:
- a CDS encoding S66 peptidase family protein — MTIYPRPLQTGDTIRVVAPSRSLAYVEQGEAGLYVKSLANRRLADLGISVTFGENVRESDMFWSSSAESRAADLHAAFTDPEVAGIMSVIGGFTSNEVLPHLDFDLIAAHPKFMCGNSDISAIANAIYARTGMATYIGPHWSTLGMRDHSELTRACFVTAAFEQGPILWRPGTWFTDDDWFINQDARVREPDDGWWSIQEGSAHGVALGANLGTLGLLAGTEFMPSLERAILFAEVTGKYSVMDFRRELVSLLQMPDGEGIEGVVIGRFQTASRVTRAMLEETIASIPELEGKPVVANASFGHTNPLLTFPVGGEVELSVRDDASIRFPRVES, encoded by the coding sequence ATGACTATCTACCCGCGACCTTTGCAAACGGGCGACACTATCCGCGTGGTCGCCCCCTCCCGCTCCCTGGCCTATGTGGAGCAGGGCGAGGCCGGGTTATACGTCAAGAGCCTTGCTAATCGACGCCTCGCCGACCTGGGCATCAGCGTCACCTTCGGCGAAAACGTGCGCGAGTCCGACATGTTCTGGTCCTCTTCTGCCGAATCGCGAGCCGCCGACCTGCACGCCGCGTTCACGGACCCGGAGGTCGCCGGCATCATGAGTGTCATCGGTGGGTTTACCAGCAACGAGGTTCTGCCGCACCTGGATTTTGACCTGATCGCCGCGCACCCGAAGTTCATGTGCGGCAACTCGGACATCTCGGCGATCGCCAATGCGATTTACGCGCGCACCGGCATGGCCACCTATATCGGCCCGCACTGGTCCACCCTCGGTATGCGGGACCACTCCGAGCTCACGCGCGCCTGCTTTGTTACCGCCGCGTTCGAGCAGGGGCCGATCTTGTGGCGGCCGGGCACCTGGTTTACCGACGACGACTGGTTCATCAACCAGGACGCCCGCGTCCGCGAACCCGACGACGGCTGGTGGAGCATCCAGGAAGGGTCCGCGCATGGCGTGGCTCTTGGCGCGAACCTGGGCACGCTCGGCCTGCTCGCCGGCACCGAGTTCATGCCCTCGCTCGAGCGCGCGATTCTGTTCGCCGAGGTCACCGGCAAGTACAGCGTGATGGATTTCCGCCGCGAGCTCGTCTCCCTGCTGCAGATGCCCGACGGCGAGGGCATCGAGGGCGTAGTGATTGGCCGCTTCCAGACCGCCAGCAGGGTTACCCGCGCCATGCTGGAGGAGACGATCGCGTCGATCCCGGAGCTCGAGGGCAAGCCCGTGGTGGCCAACGCGAGCTTCGGGCACACCAACCCGCTGCTCACCTTCCCAGTCGGTGGCGAGGTCGAGCTTTCCGTGCGCGACGACGCTTCCATCCGCTTCCCGCGAGTTGAAAGTTAA
- a CDS encoding cysteine desulfurase family protein, whose amino-acid sequence MSAYLDAAATAPLSPEARAAMLQVYDAACANPSSVHSAGERAAKVLESARATIAEAFGVHPAGVVFTSGGTEANNLGIIGRALAAPRGRHIITSPIEHSSVLQSCAALERLHGFEVDYVTVDKHGRFTQADLDRLLRPDTTLVALGLANSEVGTVANVPEVPAQVALHLDAVQAAANLPVDLSAGGWPGPCATTVALASHKFGGPAGVGALLLPRDVPLEPVIFGGGQEGGHRAGTQNVAGIAGFAAAVRAQRERAGQRALEVMASRDALIVGVEKHVPGARLTGHRTERLPNHASFVVEGISGEALLVALDVAGFAASSGSACRAGAAEPSPVLTALGYSPELAQSALRFSLPAPLPPDTIDAIVRVMSKQ is encoded by the coding sequence GTGAGCGCCTACCTCGACGCCGCCGCCACCGCCCCGCTTTCGCCCGAGGCGCGCGCGGCGATGCTGCAGGTCTATGATGCGGCCTGCGCCAACCCTTCGAGCGTGCATTCCGCGGGCGAGCGCGCTGCGAAAGTCCTCGAGTCGGCCCGCGCCACGATCGCCGAGGCCTTCGGCGTGCACCCCGCGGGCGTGGTGTTCACCTCCGGTGGCACCGAGGCCAACAACCTCGGCATCATCGGCCGCGCCCTGGCCGCCCCGCGCGGCCGCCACATCATCACCTCCCCCATCGAGCACTCCTCGGTCCTGCAAAGCTGCGCCGCACTGGAGCGGCTCCACGGCTTTGAGGTGGACTACGTGACCGTCGACAAGCATGGGCGGTTCACCCAGGCCGACCTGGACCGGCTGCTGCGCCCGGATACCACGCTCGTCGCGCTTGGCCTGGCCAACAGCGAGGTCGGCACCGTCGCCAATGTGCCCGAAGTCCCCGCGCAGGTGGCGCTGCACCTCGACGCCGTGCAAGCCGCCGCGAACTTGCCGGTCGACCTCTCCGCGGGCGGCTGGCCGGGCCCGTGCGCGACAACGGTGGCGCTGGCCTCGCACAAGTTCGGCGGCCCGGCCGGTGTCGGCGCGCTGCTTCTGCCGCGCGATGTGCCGCTCGAGCCCGTCATCTTTGGTGGCGGACAGGAGGGCGGGCACCGCGCGGGCACGCAGAACGTGGCGGGGATCGCCGGGTTCGCCGCGGCGGTGCGGGCGCAGCGAGAGCGCGCCGGGCAACGGGCGCTGGAGGTGATGGCGTCGCGGGATGCGTTGATCGTGGGCGTCGAAAAGCATGTGCCCGGCGCACGCCTGACCGGGCACCGCACCGAGCGGCTGCCCAACCATGCCTCCTTCGTGGTCGAGGGCATCAGCGGCGAGGCGCTGCTCGTCGCGCTCGACGTCGCGGGGTTTGCGGCAAGCTCTGGCTCGGCCTGCCGGGCGGGCGCTGCTGAACCTTCGCCCGTGCTCACCGCGCTCGGCTACTCGCCCGAGCTCGCCCAGTCCGCGCTGCGGTTTAGCCTGCCCGCGCCACTTCCGCCAGACACGATCGACGCGATCGTGCGGGTAATGTCTAAGCAATGA
- the nadA gene encoding quinolinate synthase NadA, protein MPSVADLITRKAAQEATCDTELPAEPWQTAQNASYGPGASRGDTFAPLPTPQSPLPARYTQASPEELDAMITAAKDKLGDRVKILGHFYQRDEIVKFADFIGDSFNLAQQAKAHPEAEAFVFCGVHFMAETADILSGADQAVVLPNLNAGCSMADMANLAQVEACFDQLHEALPGEAIVPVTYMNSAADIKAFCGRNDGVVCTSSNAATVLKEAFERAERVVFLPDQHLGRNTARAMGITDKQMCMWNPNEPLGGNTAQQLAQAKVILWNGFCSVHRRFTVEQIEKARAEYPGVHVVVHPECPAPVVDAADSSGSTEVIRRVVENSAPGDVIAIGTEINMVNRLAQQYPDRTIFCLDPVVCPCSTMYRIHPAYLAWTLESLLEGRVENQIVVPEDTAADARVALERMLAAKPC, encoded by the coding sequence ATGCCTTCAGTTGCCGATTTGATTACGCGCAAGGCGGCCCAGGAAGCCACCTGCGACACGGAGCTGCCCGCCGAGCCGTGGCAGACCGCCCAGAACGCCTCCTACGGGCCGGGTGCCTCGCGCGGCGACACGTTCGCGCCGCTGCCCACCCCGCAGTCGCCACTGCCTGCGCGGTATACGCAGGCGAGCCCGGAGGAACTCGACGCGATGATTACCGCGGCGAAGGACAAGCTGGGTGACCGGGTGAAGATCCTCGGGCACTTCTACCAGCGCGATGAGATCGTGAAGTTCGCTGACTTCATCGGGGACTCCTTCAACCTCGCCCAGCAGGCGAAGGCGCACCCGGAGGCGGAGGCCTTCGTCTTTTGCGGGGTGCACTTCATGGCGGAGACCGCCGACATTCTTTCCGGGGCGGACCAGGCCGTGGTGCTGCCGAACCTGAACGCCGGGTGCTCGATGGCGGACATGGCCAACCTCGCGCAGGTCGAGGCGTGCTTCGACCAGCTGCACGAAGCGCTGCCCGGCGAGGCGATCGTGCCTGTGACGTACATGAACTCGGCCGCCGACATCAAGGCCTTCTGCGGCCGCAACGACGGCGTGGTGTGCACCTCCTCGAACGCGGCGACCGTGCTCAAGGAGGCGTTCGAGCGCGCCGAGCGCGTTGTCTTCCTGCCGGACCAGCACTTGGGCCGCAACACGGCGCGCGCGATGGGCATTACGGACAAGCAGATGTGCATGTGGAACCCCAACGAGCCGCTCGGCGGCAACACCGCGCAGCAGCTCGCGCAGGCGAAGGTGATTCTGTGGAACGGCTTCTGCTCCGTCCACCGCCGCTTCACCGTCGAGCAGATCGAAAAGGCGCGCGCGGAGTACCCGGGCGTGCACGTCGTGGTGCACCCCGAGTGCCCTGCGCCGGTTGTCGACGCCGCCGATTCCTCCGGCTCCACCGAAGTCATCCGCCGCGTGGTGGAGAACTCCGCACCCGGCGACGTGATCGCCATCGGCACCGAGATCAATATGGTCAACCGCCTCGCGCAGCAATACCCGGACCGCACGATCTTCTGCCTGGACCCAGTAGTGTGCCCGTGCTCGACGATGTACCGCATCCACCCGGCGTATCTGGCGTGGACGCTCGAGTCGCTGCTCGAGGGCCGGGTGGAAAACCAGATCGTGGTGCCGGAAGACACCGCGGCCGACGCACGCGTGGCGCTCGAGCGGATGCTGGCGGCGAAGCCATGCTGA
- the nadC gene encoding carboxylating nicotinate-nucleotide diphosphorylase: protein MLTPELINTAVRAALAEDMPWGDATVEAAIAPDARLRTALVAREEGVFAGGEVVRAAFAATDPQITVTELSPEGTHFDAGQRLALIEGPARGILSAERVALNFAQRMSGIATLTARYVAAVEGTGARIVDTRKTTPGLRAFEKHAVRAGGGHNHRFSLSDAVMVKDNHLAALGARSPRGITEALRTIRARVSHTTHIEVEVDSLAQIEPVLAAGVDSIMLDNFSPAELREAVSLIDARVPTEASGNVNLDTVAELAACGVDVISVGKLTHSARALDLGLDSVDEVAD from the coding sequence ATGCTGACCCCGGAGCTGATCAATACCGCTGTCCGCGCCGCGCTCGCCGAGGACATGCCGTGGGGTGATGCGACCGTCGAGGCCGCGATTGCTCCCGACGCCCGCCTGCGCACCGCGCTGGTGGCCCGCGAAGAGGGCGTCTTCGCCGGGGGAGAGGTGGTCCGCGCGGCGTTCGCGGCCACGGACCCGCAGATCACGGTCACCGAGCTTTCGCCCGAGGGCACGCACTTCGACGCCGGCCAGCGCCTCGCGCTCATCGAGGGCCCGGCCCGCGGCATCTTGAGCGCGGAGCGCGTCGCGCTGAACTTCGCGCAGCGGATGTCGGGCATCGCCACGCTGACGGCCCGCTACGTCGCTGCGGTCGAGGGCACGGGCGCCCGCATCGTGGATACGCGTAAGACCACTCCTGGCCTGCGCGCCTTTGAGAAGCACGCGGTGCGCGCCGGCGGCGGCCACAACCACCGCTTTAGCCTCTCGGATGCGGTGATGGTCAAGGACAATCACCTCGCCGCGCTCGGCGCCAGGAGCCCGCGCGGGATCACGGAGGCGCTGCGCACGATCCGCGCCCGCGTCAGCCACACCACGCACATCGAGGTCGAGGTCGATTCGCTCGCGCAGATCGAGCCGGTGCTCGCCGCGGGCGTGGACAGCATCATGTTGGATAATTTCTCGCCCGCCGAGCTGCGCGAGGCAGTCTCGCTTATCGACGCCCGCGTGCCCACCGAAGCCAGCGGCAACGTCAACCTCGACACCGTCGCCGAGCTCGCCGCCTGCGGGGTGGACGTGATCTCGGTGGGCAAGCTGACCCACAGCGCCCGCGCGCTCGACCTGGGCCTCGACAGCGTCGATGAGGTCGCAGACTAG